The nucleotide sequence ACGTCTGACGGCACTAACACTAACACCTCTTGGTATTTTAATATCGAGGGAGTTACATCATTACACGTTGGAGGAACATTAGGCACAATAACAAAAACAATCACACCATCCGACCTAAAAAAATGGGGTAACGTAAAGTTTACGAAGCGTGAGCTTACTAATACGAGTGTGGTTTGTGATCTAATCTATAGAAATAGGAATTCTGCAATACCAAAAATGACATCAAAAACAGACAACGTCATTACGGTGACAGGTAGTTACTCAGCTAATCAAAGCATAATTTATCAATTATTCGATGGAAATATAAACAAAGGTGTAAATTTAGGTGACGCTGGCGACTTTGTAACAATAGACCTAGGAAGTCAAAAAAGGTTCTTTAAATGTTCTATTTTTCCAACAAATGAAAATACAATTAGTTACGCGCCTAGAGCATTAAAAATAAGAGGCTCAAATGACGAAGTTAATTGGGATGTATTAGCAACGAAAACAAACATTACGTGGGCGTTTAATTCATCAGTTGATTTTGATTTAATTGTTGGTGAATATAGATACTATCAAATTTATGTACAAACAAATAGCGACTATTCAGGAAATTCTGTTTTGGGGGAGGTTCGCTTTTATGAAGAAACTCCAGTGAAAACGAATATTCAATCTTTAGAAGATTTATCAGGAATTAATGTAGTACAATACGAAAGTTTAGTTTTAAAGTGGACATTAAGTAGAAATTCAATAGATGATGAAAGTCCTAACGTTTCAGAGCCTAGTGTTACGTGGGAAGGTGCGAAAGAAGTCTTGCCTACAGTAGTTACAGGTAGGTGGTCTGATATAGCAACAATTATTAATGCTGCAACAACTTATAAAAAACGAATTCCTTTAGGCATAAAAGCGAAAAAGGGTCGAGGGTTATTGCTGGGAGCTAATGGAGGTAATTGGTTAGTTGGATTTACTACAGATAAAAATGGGGCATATAGTATTTTCGGTAACGATGCTTTTAGAAAGCCACATGACCCTTATTTAACTTCAGGATATTCATTAAGGGCATCAGGTAATGGGGTGGCTGATTTGGCGAACATTTATATAGAGGATAGTGATTTGGTTTTAGAAATTAGTAATAATAATTCGAGTTATAGTGTTACATTGGGTGTTACTGACTTTATATGGGAGGCGGAGGGTTAATGATAATTTGCTATAAAAAAAGCGATTTATCTATTGTTGGTACAGTTTCTAATAATATGTCACCACAAGAAGAAATTACAAAAAACGTTATTCCGAATTTTGGTGGTAAGGTTGAAGATTATAGCTATATCGCAACTAATTTAATTTCATTTCATCTTGAAAGCAAAGATGGTGAAATAATTGTTGTAGATGATTCGCAAAAAAAGCTTTTTGAACAAGCGAAGACAAATAAGCGAAATGAATTACACAACGCTTATCAAACAGAATTACACAGCGAAATTGTTTCTAGTATTCTAGGTGACAACGGCAAGCCAGTTGTATTCGGTTATAGCGCACAAGATCAGATGAACTATAATAAATTTGCTAACCGTTTTGCCTTAGATGAAAATAAAAGCGAGATAATGTTAGGTACACGTTCTCATGGGGTTATCACTCTTTCAAAAGAAGATTTCATTATTTTTACAGATGAAAGTGAACAACAAGAAATGAGACTTTATATGAAGTGGAAAATGTTAGATGAACAAGCGAAAAAGGCAACAACACAAGAAGAATTAGTTGCAATAGAGTGGTGATGAAGTGTGAAAAGATACATCTGGAATCTACTAATATCACTTGACCAACTTTTGAACACAATTTTAGGGGGGGTTCCAGATGAGACAATGAGTAGTCGCATGGGCAAGAAAATTATCAAAAATCCATATAGTTTCCCAAGTTGTTGGATATGTAGATTTCTTGATTTGTTCGAGAAAGACCATTGTAAGAAAAGAATAGAACGTGACGAAGGAGAACAGATGTAGGTTTTTAATTTTCAAAAAAAAGGATTATTGATAATGACCTCTAATATAATTAATAAAGTTAATTAAATGTTGAATTTTAATGGGGGGAATTATTTTATGGAAACAAAAGAAGTTAAACTTCCGGAACAAGGAAGAATTGCGTATCATTTACTAGCGTTAATGTATAGAGAAGGTAGAATTGATTTAAGTGTTGTTTATTCTAAATTAGAAGAGAAAATGGGGATTACCGAAGAACAAAAAAATTTGAAGTATGATAGTGGAGAAAGTATGTGGAAAGCTCGAGTTAGAGCTGCAAAGCATAATACTTTAAAGGAAACCGGTCTCGTTAGAAATGGGAAAAAAGGGGTTTGGGAAATTACTTCTAAAGGTAAAAAGAAATTTGAAGAAATGCAAAAGTTAGGTTTAATCTCATTGAATTATTAAAAATGTAAAAGTAATTATAAAAGGGATTTTTTCATTTGGGGGAATTGTCTAACAAGCACCTGCAACCAGCAGGTGTATTTTTTATGGCTTAGAAGGAGGTGCAAGGTTGGACCATCAAAACGGAGTAACTATTGGCTTCCGTGAGATATACGACGAGATGAGGGGAATGACGCAGACTTTGAATCGTTTGGACCAGCGGATTAGCAAATTAGAGGAAAAAACAAGTATTGCAAAGGAAGCTGATGAACGCAGCCGTGAAGCTCTTGAAATGGCAAATGAGGCATGCGCTAAAGCTGAGGAAGCAGCACAGATTGTTGCAGATACTGAAAAGGAACGAAAGCAAAATCGAAAATGGATTATTGGATTGACAGTCACGGCAGCCTCGCCGTGGCTTTTTCAATTGCTCGCAGCATTAAATAAATTTTTGAGTGGAGGTTATTAATATGGAAGAAACTCTATCTTTTGCATCGATTATGCTGCCAACTGTCATAGCTTTAATGCAGTTAGCTAAAATAACATTTCCTTTGCCGAAGAACTATGTGCCGTTAATAGCAACTATACTAGGTCTTGCCGTGGGAGCTGCAGCTTACCCATATACAGAGCTTGAACTAGTGGTTCGATTATGGGCTGGAGGGTTTGCTGGTTTAGCTTCCACAGGGTTATTTGAAATCTTCAATCCAAGAACAGGTGTTACAAAGGAGATGAAAAAATGACTGTATCAGTAGAAACACTGATCGACCGTAGCGTTCGTAACATGGGGGCGGTGCATCCGGTTGTTAAGCAGAAAGCAATTCAACTTATTAAACAAGCATACTCAGAAGGAATTTTGTTGCAAATTTCATCGGGGTTACGCTCATTTGAAGACCAAGCTCGTATTTACGGCCAGGGGCGCAAGTCGTTCTGGTACAACGGCAAAGATTATGGCAACCCAAGCAAGTCAGTCGTCAGCAATGCGAAGCCAGGACAGTCAGTCCACAATTATGGTCTGGCTATCGATTATTGCCTTGTAAGTAGTGATGGCCAACGAGCATTATGGACCGTAAATGACAAATGGAAACGAGTTGCTGCTATTGGCAAATCACTTGGATTTAGCTGGGGTGGTGATTGGGAGAACTTTAAAGACTATCCTCATTTGCAATTGACAGGAGGTCTAACTTGGCAAGACTTAAAAGCTGGAAAGCGCCCTGAACACTTATTGAAGGAGGTGAAAGGTGTGAGTGAAGTAAAGAATCAAAAGCCGAGTAAATGGGCTGAGGAGTCATGGAAGCAAGCAAAAGAACTTGGCCTGTTTGATGGAACTCGGCCCCAAGAGGCAATTACACGAGAGGAAGCTGCATCTGTAGTGGTGAGACTTTATCAAAAACTTAGCAATTAAAGTTCGGAAGGGCGGGCAGTAGGGTTTTTTCTATAGTAATTGCAGAGTAGATGTTGCCCCCAAATGTGCCCCCATTGTGCCCCCTATGTTTAAAAAGAAATAAAAAAGTTTAATTAGCTATTTTTCAAGAACCTTGATATAGCGGGTTTTGAGAGATTAAATAAATTGTTTTATATAGGACAATCATATTCCGCACACAAGTTCACCCTTGGGAACGCGAGCAATATCTAACTTCATATTAAAATCTCGGATCCCTTGGCGCTGTAGTCGTCGAGGGGTTTTTACATTTATTGGGGAATGGTAAAAATAAGCGATTTTTGGCCCGTACCCACAATCCACCCACAATTTTTTTAAAAATTATTTTTTTGAATAGCCAACAGTAAACAGGTTTTTTACGAAAAAGAAGTGATTTGAGGTGATAGAGGTAGGAGATTTAGAGAATCGATTATATTTCTCGTTATCGGAATGATGCTAGTCTAAATAACGGACACACCGAAATGGGATTTCAGTTATAATGAACCTAATCTAATTACGGGAGTGTCCAGCATGAGAAAACAATATGACAAAGAATTTAAATTGTATGCCGTTCGTATGGTGGAGGAGGATGGTAAAAAAATTGCACATGTGGCAAGAGAACTAGATATCGCCGAACAAACCCTCCACAACTGGGTGAAAAAATACCGGACTGACCAAGAAAAAGGATTCGTTGGCAGTGGAAACCGCAAGCCAGAAGACCAAGCTGTCCATGATTTACAAAAACGCCTGCGTGACCTGGAAGAAGAGAATGCGATCTTAAAAAAGGCTATGGGCATCTTCGCAAAAGACCGGAAGTAATTTATGGCTTCATTGAAGAGCACCGACACGAATTTCGTGTAGCGAAGATGTGCCTTGTTTTAGGTGTATCGAAAAGTGGCTTCTATGCTTGGAGGAATCGTCCAAAAAGTGAACAGAAGATCCGAAAAGAAAAGCTTACAAGTCAAATTAAGCAAGCGCACATTCAATCAGGTTGTGTATATGGCAGTCCAAAGGTTACAAGAGTGCTGCATAACCGTGGGATTTCGGTGTCGCAAAAGACGGTTTCACGCATTATGAGCGAGAATGACTTACGCTCAAAAACGGTGAAGAAATATAAAGCGACAACCAATTCAAAACACTCTTTCCCTGTTTATCCGAACCTTCTTAATCAGCAGTTTCAAGCTGAAATGCCTGGTGAAATTTGGGTAGCTGATATTACTTATATTTGGACAAAAGAAGGCTGGCTGTATTTAGCGACTGTGATGGACTTGTTTTCTAGACGAATTATCGGCTGGCAGATGGATAAACGAATGACGAAGGAGTTAGTGATTACAGCTTTAAGGCGTGCGCTTGGGAAGCAAAAAATCCAAGAAGGACTCATTCATCATTCCGGTCGTGGAAGCCAGTATGCCTCAAATGAATACCAAGCTCTTTTAAGAGGCTTTGGCATCCGTACCAGTATGAGTAGAAAAGGCAACTGTTACGACAATGCGTGCATTGAATCCTTTCACAGCGTTCTCAAAAAAGAACTAATCTTTCATCAGAATTATCGAACACGGGAAGAAGCCAAGAAAAGCATCTTTACTTACATTGAGAGTTTTTATAATTACAAACGGATTCACTCAGCGATCAACTATCAATCTCCCATTGCGTTTGAAAAGCAGTATTATAAGCAGCAGAAAGGTAGCTAAGCTATTTTTCTATGTTTACCGTGTCCGTTTTCTTGACATAGATCCAGATACTAGGAAAACACGTTTCGCAGATTCGTGAGGAGTAGATGGAGAAGGAGCAGGATGAAGGTATATAGAACAATATTTTTTGTTGAACAGTCGTATCAAAGAATAAAAATCTAGATGAATGCATATTCTTTATTATTATAAAGCAAATAATACAAGCCTTCCCAATTCCAACTCCTTAAGATATGATAGTTATGGACTACCTCATATTTAAAGGGGGAGGTGAGCTGGGATGGAACAAAGCACACAGAAAATTTTAAAAAAGAAATTAAGCTTTGATGAGATGATTAAACACCTAGATCAGAAGAATGTGAAATTTGATCTAATTACTAAAGACGAAGCAAAAGACATTCTCCAAACATCAAATTACTTCTACAAAATTACTGCTTATAGAAAGAACTTTGAAAAGAATAAATATGATAAGTATGTCAATTTAGATTTTAAACTATTGCAAGACCTTGCCACTATTGATATGAGGCTTCGTTATTTAGTATTACAAATGTGTCTAGATATAGAGCATGCAGTTAAAACACAAATTCTTACGAATATAACTAATGAATCTTCTGAAGATGGCTATAGTATTGTGACTGATTACTTAGCGCATGACAATAGCTCTATTGATGATTATATGAAAGCTTTAAATAAAGAAAGTCATTATAATTATGGTTTATATGAAAAGCATCATGAAAATCCACCTATTTGGGTATTATTTGAAGTTATGACTTTTGGTGCTTTCGTAAAGTTTGTGGAGTATTATTATCGTCGGAAAAACAAGCCACCTGCATACAAAGAAATACAGCAAGTACTAAGGTATGTAAAAAACATACGTAACACAGCTGCTCACAATAGTCCTATTTTGATGGATATAACTAAAAATGGGCAGATTGATCCTCAAAAGGTTATAAAACCGATTACCATTTTTACAAAAGTGATTCCGGGGTTGTCATCTCAAGCGAGGAAAAAAAGGCTTTCTAATCGGAAGGTACATGACTTGACTGCACTTATTTATGTTCATTATACTTATATTAATAGTGATGGTATAAAAACTGCACGTTATGGAGATTTTAGGAAATTATTGGAACGCACAAAACGGCTTAAAAATGCATATGATAATCAAGATTCCTTAATTTCAGTGTATAAATACTTTAAAAAACTGATTGACTTCGTAAGTTAATTAGTGTAGTATTTTATCTAAGGAAAAAATCGGTTCGCCCGGTTTGCAATAGCGGGGTCATACTTCGCTTAAGTTTATCGTGCTAGCACCTGTCATTTTGGCAGGTGCTTTTATTATGATTTAAAGAGGAACGAAAAATAGCGTTGTCTTATATTATAGAAGAAACTCGTTTTTAGCTCATCACTTAAATAGGTGGTGGGCTTTTTTTATTTGCTCATTACTATCTAAACAGCATAGTATCTATTTTTGCAAAAACATCATTATATAAAGATAAAAAAGATGGTTTAGATACAGTATATAGTGTTTTGATGTTGTTTGTAATTCTATATATAGTTTTTTATCTTTATCGAATCATGGGGTCTACTTCGAAAGGAGAGTTTCCCTGCAGAACTTTACTCGCAGTTTGTAGAGAAAGCTACGGTCTATAAGGACGGAAGGTACTTTACCATTTTTGTATGGGAATAGATTGGTCTACGGCTGAAAGATATGAAAGCTATCGACATCAGCTCTTAGAGGAAAAGAAAGCGAGACGCCGATCTAAACGAAAGGAAAAGCAAGCAGAATTTATGAAAGGGCCAGAGGTAACCGCCTTAATGGAGTATTGTGAAAAACCGCGGCTGTGGGGGGAAATCTTGGAGTTTATGAACACGGTGATGAAAATATCACCTTCCTATTTCCGAAAAAACATTGTACTACCACTAATCGAAGTGGGGAAGCTGCAGAAGAAATTGTTGCCGGAACGTCAAAGAAAGCATAAATATTATATGGTGAAGAAGTAATGAAGGAACCCACTGAGTTGTTCGTATAGTTTACTATACAGCTGCTTGGTGGGATGTTTATTTTTTCATAATAAAACAAGCACTATATCTGAGGGAGGAGAGAAGTGACCTTTCCTTTGAACATATATAGTAAAAAGTTATATCCATAAATAACCAAGCATATCCATAAAATAAAATCATATGGGGAGCTTGGTTATATTGCGTTATAAAACACACATCGTAAGCTCGTTAACAGCAGGTGCTGGTTTGGCAATTATGTTAAATTATCCTTTTCATATTGGATATGTAATTGGGATATGTTTTGGTAGCTTGCTGCCGGATATCGATGAACTGCGATCATTCATCGGTCGTAGATCCTTTGGCCTTTCTAAATATGTTAAACAAAGATATGGACATCGAGGAATGACACATAGTTTATTTGCATGGATGCTTGTATCAGTTGTTTTTTTAATCTACCCATCTTTCTTAACAGTTGGCATTTCCTTAGGATACCTGTTTCACTTAATTGGAGACTTATTTTCAGGACGAAGCATTCCTATTCTAGCCCCATTTAAACCAGTCCGTCCGAATCTCCCCTTTACATACAAAACAGGTAGTTTTTCAGAGGACATATTACTCTACATTTTTACTTTTTTATTATTCTATTTTGTGTTTGCATTCGGAAAGCTCTACCCCTATTTGATTCAATCAACAGTAGAGTTAGTTTCTTCTATTATTTATATATTAATTGATTACCTAAAGACAATATCAAAATGAGGAAGTGGTGAAGTGTATAAAAAACCATTGATCATTCATCCTGACAGCAGGAATATTTATTTGTTGGAAGGTTTAGATGAAAAAGGAGAACTCGGTCAGGAGTTAATTGAATTCGCAGATTTAATTCAAGCACCCGAGCAAGTCCATACCTATGCTTTAACCCCATACGCGTTATGGACTGCAAAAGCAAAAGGAGTAGAAGTAGATTATATTATTCGCTTCTTAGAGCAACAATCTCAAAATGTAGTACCAGATTCGTTAAAAGAGACAATTAAAAAGAATATGAACCATTTTGGAGCATTACAATTTTCCATGGATGATGATCGTTTGCAATTACAGGCAAGAACGGAAGAGTTAATAAGCGAAATTAAAGCCATTGAGGGAATTCAAAGTAAAATCGTATGTCATCCAGATCCGAAGACTTTATTGTTTAAATCTCGGTACAGAAAAGAGATTAAGAAACTACTCTTTGAGCAGGAATTATTTGCAAAAGATATTGTTTATGAAGTTGGAGAGGAATTAGATATTACCAGCATAAACCTTCAACTATTGGATTACCAGCATGCTGCAGTTGAGTCGTATTTAACTTTTAACCATCAAGTTGGTGGTAGTGGAACGATAATTATGCCACCGAACTCAGGAAAAATCCTAGTCGGAATTAAAATCATTGAGGCATTAAAAACATCAACACTAATAATTGTCGAGGATAAACATAGGGCAGAGAAGTGGAAAGGTGAACTCATTGAAAAGACAGACCTGTCTGAGAGCAATATTACATTCTTTAGTAAGGAAGACAAAAGCTTAAAACCAATTACAATTGGAACATATGAAAATCTTGCTGATCACGTAGAGGATTTGGAGGGTTTTGGTTTTGTGATATATGATGATGCTCATAAACTTCCAACGCCAACACATGAAAGAACAGCAGATATTCAAGCAACGAATAAATTAGCTTTAGCATCAACTCTAGCAAGATCTGATGGCAATGGCCATCTTGTTTTTGCATTAATTGGGCCAAGGTGGTATGAAGTACTACACCGATCCCTGGTAAACCGAGGATACCAAGTTCCTGTGAGGTGCGTAGAAGTTAAAATTCCTTTACCACCAGATGAGCGGCGTGATTATATTGCTAGAGATCATAACAAGAAAGTAAATCCAGACACTTTAAATTCTAACAAATATAAGGCGTTATCAATTTTATTAAAAAAAGAGAAAGCAAAAAGATTATTGGTTGTTTCTTATTTCAATGAGGTTACAACAACGTGTAGTGAACTAATTGAAATAGATACATTGATGAATCAGTTAGGTGAAGAAAAGCAACAATACCTTATAGGTTCATTTAACAGTAGAGAGATTGATAAATTAATAACATCCTCAAAACTTATTGAAAATATGACACTTTCCATGGTTGAAGTGATGATTGCCTTATCCCATCAACAAGGGTCTGTAAGGGAAGAATATCTCCGGATCGGGAAATTACTGCCTGCAGAAGAATGGAAAGAAGATGCTGTATTGTATTCACTCGTTTCATTAAATACGGATGAGGAAAGACATTATTCCAAAAGAAGACGAAAACTTATCAATTATGGATTTCATTATCGAATTCTTACATTTGAGGAGTTAGTGGATAGGGGTGAGTTTTTTGAATCATAAAGAAGCCCTTTCGCAATTAAGCCGAGAACAGGTAAATGAAATA is from Bacillus tianshenii and encodes:
- a CDS encoding phage tail protein, with product MKYTPNYNLKKPEGGEYVNIADLNENVETIDQKLKENADGVAGVEEGVAAHLLEDASLTQKGHVQLSNVTDSEDETKAATPSAVKQAYDKATEALNNKPVDYGRYQAEFGWDGAIYENTKLINNKAEIFELIDGSTVTRPLDTTSGTASDGGIIVAVKNNLKGIKIKVSSKTNGADSFKIWDVSESKYILDTTINPVQPGDVLSFEVDLIAGRSYGLVLYGSSFSKGYASFNGIKTSNDIDILSGTSDGTNTNTSWYFNIEGVTSLHVGGTLGTITKTITPSDLKKWGNVKFTKRELTNTSVVCDLIYRNRNSAIPKMTSKTDNVITVTGSYSANQSIIYQLFDGNINKGVNLGDAGDFVTIDLGSQKRFFKCSIFPTNENTISYAPRALKIRGSNDEVNWDVLATKTNITWAFNSSVDFDLIVGEYRYYQIYVQTNSDYSGNSVLGEVRFYEETPVKTNIQSLEDLSGINVVQYESLVLKWTLSRNSIDDESPNVSEPSVTWEGAKEVLPTVVTGRWSDIATIINAATTYKKRIPLGIKAKKGRGLLLGANGGNWLVGFTTDKNGAYSIFGNDAFRKPHDPYLTSGYSLRASGNGVADLANIYIEDSDLVLEISNNNSSYSVTLGVTDFIWEAEG
- a CDS encoding winged helix-turn-helix domain-containing protein, translated to METKEVKLPEQGRIAYHLLALMYREGRIDLSVVYSKLEEKMGITEEQKNLKYDSGESMWKARVRAAKHNTLKETGLVRNGKKGVWEITSKGKKKFEEMQKLGLISLNY
- a CDS encoding holin, whose amino-acid sequence is MEETLSFASIMLPTVIALMQLAKITFPLPKNYVPLIATILGLAVGAAAYPYTELELVVRLWAGGFAGLASTGLFEIFNPRTGVTKEMKK
- a CDS encoding M15 family metallopeptidase translates to MTVSVETLIDRSVRNMGAVHPVVKQKAIQLIKQAYSEGILLQISSGLRSFEDQARIYGQGRKSFWYNGKDYGNPSKSVVSNAKPGQSVHNYGLAIDYCLVSSDGQRALWTVNDKWKRVAAIGKSLGFSWGGDWENFKDYPHLQLTGGLTWQDLKAGKRPEHLLKEVKGVSEVKNQKPSKWAEESWKQAKELGLFDGTRPQEAITREEAASVVVRLYQKLSN
- a CDS encoding IS3 family transposase (programmed frameshift), which produces MRKQYDKEFKLYAVRMVEEDGKKIAHVARELDIAEQTLHNWVKKYRTDQEKGFVGSGNRKPEDQAVHDLQKRLRDLEEENAILKKANGHLRKRPEVIYGFIEEHRHEFRVAKMCLVLGVSKSGFYAWRNRPKSEQKIRKEKLTSQIKQAHIQSGCVYGSPKVTRVLHNRGISVSQKTVSRIMSENDLRSKTVKKYKATTNSKHSFPVYPNLLNQQFQAEMPGEIWVADITYIWTKEGWLYLATVMDLFSRRIIGWQMDKRMTKELVITALRRALGKQKIQEGLIHHSGRGSQYASNEYQALLRGFGIRTSMSRKGNCYDNACIESFHSVLKKELIFHQNYRTREEAKKSIFTYIESFYNYKRIHSAINYQSPIAFEKQYYKQQKGS
- a CDS encoding Abi family protein, producing MEQSTQKILKKKLSFDEMIKHLDQKNVKFDLITKDEAKDILQTSNYFYKITAYRKNFEKNKYDKYVNLDFKLLQDLATIDMRLRYLVLQMCLDIEHAVKTQILTNITNESSEDGYSIVTDYLAHDNSSIDDYMKALNKESHYNYGLYEKHHENPPIWVLFEVMTFGAFVKFVEYYYRRKNKPPAYKEIQQVLRYVKNIRNTAAHNSPILMDITKNGQIDPQKVIKPITIFTKVIPGLSSQARKKRLSNRKVHDLTALIYVHYTYINSDGIKTARYGDFRKLLERTKRLKNAYDNQDSLISVYKYFKKLIDFVS
- a CDS encoding metal-dependent hydrolase, which codes for MRYKTHIVSSLTAGAGLAIMLNYPFHIGYVIGICFGSLLPDIDELRSFIGRRSFGLSKYVKQRYGHRGMTHSLFAWMLVSVVFLIYPSFLTVGISLGYLFHLIGDLFSGRSIPILAPFKPVRPNLPFTYKTGSFSEDILLYIFTFLLFYFVFAFGKLYPYLIQSTVELVSSIIYILIDYLKTISK
- a CDS encoding helicase-associated domain-containing protein, with amino-acid sequence MYKKPLIIHPDSRNIYLLEGLDEKGELGQELIEFADLIQAPEQVHTYALTPYALWTAKAKGVEVDYIIRFLEQQSQNVVPDSLKETIKKNMNHFGALQFSMDDDRLQLQARTEELISEIKAIEGIQSKIVCHPDPKTLLFKSRYRKEIKKLLFEQELFAKDIVYEVGEELDITSINLQLLDYQHAAVESYLTFNHQVGGSGTIIMPPNSGKILVGIKIIEALKTSTLIIVEDKHRAEKWKGELIEKTDLSESNITFFSKEDKSLKPITIGTYENLADHVEDLEGFGFVIYDDAHKLPTPTHERTADIQATNKLALASTLARSDGNGHLVFALIGPRWYEVLHRSLVNRGYQVPVRCVEVKIPLPPDERRDYIARDHNKKVNPDTLNSNKYKALSILLKKEKAKRLLVVSYFNEVTTTCSELIEIDTLMNQLGEEKQQYLIGSFNSREIDKLITSSKLIENMTLSMVEVMIALSHQQGSVREEYLRIGKLLPAEEWKEDAVLYSLVSLNTDEERHYSKRRRKLINYGFHYRILTFEELVDRGEFFES